A stretch of Brachyspira suanatina DNA encodes these proteins:
- a CDS encoding excinuclease ABC subunit B, whose protein sequence is MKCNICGKEKAVLYIQEIIGNERRQIHICKECEINGNIIEKCLELEFNNIDTIFPNYKSLPSKKKKKKTPHSNKICKVCGYSLDDFLKTGVVSCPKCYEYFKSEISKHIKKIHRENKHIGKISSRNLTNKDIESKINKYREEIELFIKIEKYEEAALIRDKLEHLKKDLISKKTKSEKKDVR, encoded by the coding sequence TTGAAGTGCAATATCTGTGGTAAAGAAAAAGCTGTATTATATATTCAAGAAATAATAGGTAATGAGCGCAGGCAAATTCATATATGTAAAGAATGCGAAATAAACGGCAATATTATAGAAAAATGCTTAGAATTAGAGTTTAATAATATTGATACTATATTTCCAAATTATAAGTCATTGCCTTCCAAAAAGAAGAAGAAAAAAACTCCGCATTCAAATAAAATATGCAAAGTTTGTGGATATTCTTTAGATGATTTCCTAAAAACAGGAGTAGTATCCTGTCCTAAATGCTATGAATATTTTAAATCTGAAATCAGTAAACATATAAAGAAAATACATAGAGAAAATAAACATATAGGAAAAATATCAAGCAGAAATTTAACCAATAAAGATATAGAATCTAAAATTAATAAATATAGAGAGGAAATAGAACTTTTTATAAAAATAGAAAAATATGAAGAAGCTGCTTTGATAAGAGATAAATTAGAACATTTGAAAAAAGATTTAATATCTAAAAAAACTAAGAGCGAAAAAAAAGATGTCCGTTAA
- a CDS encoding transglycosylase domain-containing protein produces MFKKKIKDNNNVVKKKKSKLKKFILTIFIVCLFVFVAVGIVGIYFVGGVYKDWVARRDQSMAMLEEYYDIIVIRGNEKRIRYFNPLNPFGDSPPTKIYDRNNILIGEYMPPAYEVVNVDDINPLLEQTLLLMEDQKFYSHKGINYFRTAYLGIQTILTRKIVGGGSTLTQQLAKLLFTKSERTIERKLFEMFAAREIEQKYTKKEILAMYFNTVYLGDGNYGFEAAANHYFNKPLRQCRLLEYAILVGMLPNPTYYSIVNNPDNSRKKVEQILSRLVKNNIIDKQTMESELELFDKEYTNINKQVKGAQWKMTVNRAPYVNEYVRQELLNYFNKDELALSGLKIYTTVNERYYRVADSVMKENIRKLQTSSSNRSYQGAMVSIDPKTGGILVMIGGDGYTLQNQFNRAVQAKRQIGSVIKPFIYLYAFEGGAQPFSTMLDTNYSYPQGSGKPAYSPRNFDRRYRGEITLETALSKSINTIAVKLLNDIGLSYFIEHSREFFGENAYIPNALSIGLGTMEMSPLDLASAYSALANGGIKYEPYIVDKIIDIDGNELSVTALVDRTPRKISATSPSSYYFLNTTLQKVIAPGGTAYRSANTYGFKYPSYSAKTGTTSEHRDNWFAAYNDEIVTITWIGSDRNDLLPNNVTGGATTALATFQYLDSITPSSKREFNWPVPNDVLIVEICQDSGLPRNHTCVNVAPLTVGGNVDLSTQCPIDHLRTGTPRNEATNDAMMEDEGDFYYTPLDENSNSYDSNQNNNIQNNNQNNNNIYLLPEDNIEDPSLGNIRS; encoded by the coding sequence ATGTTTAAGAAAAAAATTAAAGATAATAACAACGTAGTAAAGAAGAAAAAATCTAAATTAAAGAAATTTATATTAACTATTTTTATAGTATGTTTATTCGTGTTCGTTGCAGTAGGTATAGTAGGTATATATTTTGTCGGAGGCGTATATAAAGACTGGGTTGCCAGAAGAGATCAAAGTATGGCTATGCTTGAAGAATACTATGATATAATAGTTATAAGAGGTAATGAAAAAAGGATAAGATATTTTAATCCTTTAAATCCTTTCGGAGATTCTCCTCCTACAAAGATATATGATAGAAATAATATATTAATAGGTGAGTATATGCCTCCTGCTTATGAGGTTGTTAATGTTGATGATATTAACCCTCTTTTAGAGCAGACTTTGCTTTTAATGGAGGATCAGAAATTCTATTCTCATAAAGGTATTAACTATTTCAGAACAGCTTATTTAGGTATACAAACTATTTTAACAAGAAAAATAGTAGGCGGAGGTTCCACACTTACTCAGCAGTTGGCTAAACTTCTATTTACTAAAAGTGAAAGAACTATAGAGAGAAAACTATTTGAAATGTTTGCAGCAAGAGAGATAGAACAGAAATATACTAAGAAAGAAATTTTAGCTATGTACTTTAATACTGTTTATCTTGGTGACGGAAACTACGGATTTGAAGCTGCAGCCAATCATTATTTCAATAAACCTTTAAGACAATGCAGATTATTAGAGTATGCTATATTAGTTGGTATGCTTCCTAATCCTACATATTATTCTATAGTAAATAATCCTGATAACAGCAGAAAAAAAGTGGAACAAATATTATCAAGACTTGTGAAAAATAATATCATAGATAAACAAACTATGGAATCTGAACTTGAATTATTTGATAAAGAGTATACTAATATAAATAAGCAGGTTAAAGGTGCGCAATGGAAAATGACTGTAAACAGAGCACCTTATGTAAATGAATATGTAAGACAGGAATTATTAAATTATTTCAATAAAGATGAGCTTGCATTGTCAGGACTTAAAATATATACAACTGTAAATGAAAGATATTACAGAGTTGCTGATTCTGTAATGAAAGAAAATATAAGAAAATTGCAGACTAGTTCTTCAAACAGAAGCTATCAGGGTGCAATGGTATCAATAGATCCTAAAACAGGTGGAATACTTGTGATGATAGGTGGTGACGGATACACATTGCAAAATCAGTTTAACAGAGCAGTTCAAGCAAAAAGACAAATAGGGAGTGTAATTAAACCTTTTATCTATTTATATGCATTCGAAGGCGGAGCACAGCCTTTTTCTACTATGCTTGATACAAATTATAGCTATCCTCAAGGTTCTGGAAAGCCTGCATATTCACCTAGAAATTTTGACAGAAGGTATAGAGGCGAAATAACTTTAGAGACAGCATTATCAAAATCAATTAATACTATAGCTGTGAAATTATTAAATGATATAGGACTTTCTTATTTTATAGAACATTCAAGGGAATTTTTTGGAGAAAATGCTTATATACCGAATGCTTTATCTATAGGTTTAGGAACTATGGAAATGAGTCCGCTTGATTTAGCTTCAGCATATAGTGCATTGGCTAACGGCGGTATTAAATATGAGCCTTATATAGTAGATAAAATAATTGATATTGATGGTAATGAACTTAGTGTTACAGCTTTAGTTGATAGAACACCTCGTAAAATAAGTGCAACTTCCCCATCATCTTATTATTTTTTAAATACTACTTTACAGAAAGTAATAGCCCCTGGAGGAACAGCCTACAGAAGTGCTAATACTTACGGATTTAAGTATCCTTCATATTCAGCAAAAACAGGAACTACAAGCGAACATAGAGATAACTGGTTTGCTGCTTATAATGATGAAATAGTTACAATTACCTGGATAGGAAGCGATAGAAATGATTTACTTCCTAATAATGTTACAGGAGGAGCTACTACTGCTTTGGCTACATTTCAATATCTTGATTCTATCACTCCTTCATCTAAGAGAGAATTTAATTGGCCTGTTCCTAATGATGTATTAATAGTAGAAATTTGTCAGGATTCAGGACTTCCTAGAAATCATACTTGTGTAAATGTAGCACCTCTTACAGTAGGAGGAAATGTTGATTTATCTACTCAATGTCCTATAGATCACCTTAGAACAGGTACTCCTAGAAATGAAGCAACTAATGATGCTATGATGGAAGATGAGGGAGATTTTTATTATACTCCTTTAGATGAAAATAGTAACAGCTATGATAGTAATCAAAACAACAACATACAAAATAATAATCAAAACAATAATAATATATACTTGCTTCCTGAAGATAATATAGAGGATCCTAGTTTAGGAAATATAAGAAGTTAA
- a CDS encoding LacI family DNA-binding transcriptional regulator, with product MNDNVIELKNLKRVTQKEIAKRLGISRTTVARAINGSEFIKEETKSKILELASELNYEKNYIGSSLANQKEKTVHCLIANSFNEFYTKEIVRGLNTIQKEYSIYNYNLKITPTEIHSPEKQVEILKNILEEGNIDGLIITPLNREVIYNILKPYFGKINIISIGTRLSENIPHVGPNHIKQGSIVAGIVSNLLRDNEKLLIIDNGDDNISSGMYLEGFLQRIKDTKIDTIGPIYCGNIEDSIHTIKKICSKENIKGIYINRYAQEIYDMIDKSILKDKKIVTHGMAESIKNLIKSGIISFTVMEGVFMEGYNAGKMMFEMIYKKNVSTNWEVSDSKIIFLENLQN from the coding sequence ATGAACGATAATGTAATAGAATTGAAAAACCTAAAAAGAGTAACGCAGAAAGAAATCGCTAAAAGACTTGGAATAAGCAGAACAACTGTAGCCAGAGCTATAAACGGAAGTGAGTTTATTAAAGAAGAAACTAAATCAAAAATATTGGAATTGGCTTCAGAATTGAATTATGAAAAAAATTATATAGGAAGTTCTTTAGCAAATCAAAAAGAAAAAACAGTTCATTGCCTTATAGCTAATTCTTTTAATGAATTTTATACAAAAGAAATAGTACGTGGACTTAATACTATTCAAAAAGAATATTCTATATATAATTATAATCTAAAAATAACACCAACAGAAATACATTCTCCAGAAAAACAGGTAGAGATTTTAAAAAACATCTTAGAAGAAGGTAATATTGACGGTTTAATAATTACACCTTTAAATAGAGAAGTAATATATAATATACTAAAACCATATTTCGGTAAAATTAATATAATATCCATAGGAACAAGATTATCTGAAAATATACCGCATGTAGGACCTAATCATATAAAACAAGGCTCTATAGTTGCCGGAATAGTTTCTAATCTTTTAAGAGATAATGAAAAACTTCTTATTATAGATAATGGAGATGATAATATTTCTTCAGGAATGTATTTAGAAGGTTTCTTACAAAGAATAAAAGATACCAAAATAGATACTATAGGTCCTATTTACTGCGGAAATATAGAAGACAGCATACATACTATCAAAAAAATATGCTCTAAAGAGAATATTAAAGGAATTTATATTAATAGATATGCTCAGGAAATTTATGATATGATAGATAAAAGCATATTGAAAGATAAGAAAATAGTTACTCATGGTATGGCAGAAAGCATCAAAAACTTAATAAAATCAGGCATAATATCATTTACTGTTATGGAAGGCGTATTTATGGAAGGATATAATGCCGGTAAAATGATGTTTGAAATGATATACAAGAAAAATGTTAGTACTAATTGGGAGGTTTCTGATTCTAAAATAATATTTTTAGAGAATTTACAAAATTAA
- a CDS encoding MATE family efflux transporter, with product MISFFKSQSTEARRDLILHGPITNTLIMLSIPTLIMSIVQSMIPLMDGLFLNNVAGTVIASSVHFAEPIINMMTALSQGLGVAAMAIVGQYNGLGDFKNAKRISTQIVVIGVMFGIAMGPTLYVVSILVSMNLLPNIKENVFTYLSLYSFVMPMTFLAALYNGIKNANGKPEATLIRSIILLLLKILFNFIYVYLLHLGVVGSVLASFSTYSIVTVWMYYDLFIKKGDDQLSLKEFKFDSTVLKELMIIGVPSMLNTFLTNLGFFLINTEVEKYGAAVLNGQGISNNIVNICFNFTAAFGSAVTTMVSMNIGAKYNDKARKSCYTGIIMSVITAIVLIAIIIPLTPHLTILFTREAEDLYVANKSLPIFAFGVLGFGVAMVSQGALIGLGRTRIPLIISLLRIWFLRFIFILLTSKYLSYWSVFWGNLFSNTMAGLIALVIILRVPWVSVINLRTQNSLVLRTRLFVDSLGARLFPKNIGKRKDYVQKMRDKLSKIKDPVKLVLFREKELEKIEKMQKKEEIERQKEERRKLERAEWRMQLEEMKELREKKNQERKEYNENRKKEKEAKKLQMKQEVQSRREARHRLREEKKIENQKRREERMNLRNKNNNTENK from the coding sequence ATGATTAGTTTTTTTAAAAGTCAATCTACAGAGGCGAGACGTGATTTAATACTTCATGGCCCTATTACTAATACATTAATAATGTTATCTATTCCTACTCTTATAATGAGTATAGTTCAGTCTATGATACCATTAATGGACGGCCTTTTTCTTAATAATGTTGCAGGTACTGTTATAGCAAGCAGTGTGCATTTTGCAGAACCTATAATAAATATGATGACAGCATTATCTCAAGGTTTAGGTGTTGCTGCTATGGCTATAGTAGGGCAGTATAATGGATTAGGGGACTTTAAAAATGCAAAAAGAATATCCACACAAATAGTTGTTATAGGTGTAATGTTTGGAATTGCTATGGGGCCTACACTATATGTTGTGAGCATATTAGTATCAATGAATCTTCTTCCTAATATTAAAGAGAATGTATTTACATATTTATCCTTATACAGCTTTGTTATGCCTATGACATTTTTAGCTGCTTTATATAATGGTATAAAAAATGCTAATGGTAAACCGGAAGCTACTCTCATAAGAAGTATAATATTACTGCTTTTAAAAATATTATTTAATTTTATATATGTTTATTTACTTCATTTAGGTGTAGTAGGAAGTGTATTGGCTTCATTTTCCACTTATTCTATAGTAACAGTTTGGATGTATTATGATTTATTTATAAAGAAAGGAGATGATCAATTATCTTTAAAAGAGTTTAAATTTGATTCTACAGTATTGAAGGAACTTATGATTATAGGTGTTCCTTCTATGCTTAATACATTTTTAACCAATTTGGGATTCTTCCTTATCAATACAGAAGTTGAAAAATATGGAGCTGCAGTATTAAATGGTCAAGGTATATCCAATAATATAGTTAATATATGTTTCAATTTTACTGCTGCTTTCGGATCTGCTGTTACTACAATGGTTAGTATGAATATAGGAGCTAAGTATAATGATAAAGCCAGAAAGTCTTGTTATACAGGAATTATAATGTCTGTTATTACGGCTATTGTTCTTATAGCTATTATTATACCTCTTACGCCGCATCTTACTATATTATTTACTAGGGAAGCTGAAGACTTATATGTAGCTAATAAATCACTTCCTATATTTGCTTTTGGTGTATTAGGTTTTGGTGTTGCTATGGTTTCTCAGGGGGCTTTAATTGGTCTTGGAAGAACTAGGATACCTCTTATAATAAGTTTGCTTAGGATCTGGTTTTTGAGATTTATATTTATTCTTTTAACAAGTAAGTATTTATCATATTGGTCAGTATTTTGGGGTAATTTATTTTCAAATACTATGGCAGGACTAATAGCATTAGTTATAATATTAAGAGTGCCTTGGGTATCTGTTATTAATTTGAGAACTCAAAATAGTCTTGTTTTAAGGACTAGGCTGTTTGTAGATTCTTTGGGGGCTAGATTATTCCCTAAAAATATTGGTAAGAGAAAAGATTATGTTCAGAAGATGAGAGATAAATTAAGTAAAATAAAAGATCCTGTTAAGCTTGTTTTATTTAGAGAAAAGGAACTTGAAAAGATAGAAAAAATGCAGAAGAAGGAAGAGATAGAAAGACAAAAAGAAGAGAGGAGAAAATTGGAAAGAGCAGAATGGAGAATGCAGCTTGAAGAGATGAAAGAATTGAGAGAGAAGAAAAATCAAGAACGTAAAGAGTATAATGAAAATAGGAAAAAAGAAAAAGAAGCTAAAAAATTACAGATGAAGCAGGAAGTTCAATCTAGAAGAGAGGCAAGACATAGATTAAGAGAAGAGAAAAAAATAGAAAACCAAAAACGCAGAGAAGAAAGAATGAATTTAAGAAATAAAAATAATAATACAGAAAATAAATGA
- a CDS encoding sulfide/dihydroorotate dehydrogenase-like FAD/NAD-binding protein, which translates to MGYKIVAREQWSEKVFMMKVLAPDIAKHRKAGNFIIFRLDEKGERVPLTIADADAEAGTITIVTQSIGYSTTKLMGLKVGDEILDIIGPLGQPTHIEKKDGIVLGVGGGVGIAPLHPIVEAHHKVGNKVISILGARDKSLIIMEDMMKKISDEVLICTDNGSYGEKGLVTDMITRIYERGEKISEVIAIGPAIMMKFVAMLTKKYNLPTVVSLNPIMIDGTGMCGCCRVKVGDQTKFACVEGPEFDGHLIDFDLLMKRQAMYKKEEHECNLKLAN; encoded by the coding sequence ATGGGCTATAAAATAGTTGCCAGAGAGCAATGGTCAGAAAAAGTTTTTATGATGAAAGTACTAGCTCCGGATATTGCTAAACATCGTAAAGCTGGTAATTTTATCATATTCAGACTAGATGAGAAAGGTGAAAGAGTACCCCTAACTATAGCTGATGCTGACGCAGAAGCTGGTACTATTACTATAGTTACTCAAAGTATAGGATATTCAACTACTAAACTTATGGGACTTAAAGTTGGTGATGAAATATTGGATATCATAGGACCATTAGGTCAGCCTACTCATATAGAAAAGAAAGATGGTATAGTTTTAGGTGTTGGCGGCGGTGTAGGTATTGCTCCTTTACATCCTATAGTAGAAGCTCATCATAAAGTTGGTAATAAAGTTATTTCTATATTGGGTGCTAGAGATAAATCACTTATCATTATGGAAGATATGATGAAAAAAATATCTGATGAAGTTCTTATCTGTACTGATAATGGAAGTTACGGAGAAAAAGGTCTTGTAACTGATATGATCACTAGAATATATGAAAGAGGCGAAAAAATTTCTGAAGTTATAGCTATAGGTCCTGCTATAATGATGAAATTTGTTGCTATGCTCACAAAAAAATATAATCTTCCTACAGTTGTTAGCTTAAACCCTATTATGATAGATGGTACTGGTATGTGCGGATGCTGCAGAGTAAAAGTAGGAGATCAAACTAAATTTGCATGCGTTGAAGGCCCTGAATTTGACGGACACTTAATCGATTTCGATCTTCTTATGAAAAGACAGGCTATGTACAAAAAAGAAGAGCATGAATGCAATTTAAAATTAGCTAATTAA
- the rplS gene encoding 50S ribosomal protein L19, with product MDQQIRLVEAKYKKEAILPFEIGDTVKVWVKIIEGDRERLQAYEGTVISIRGKGINKSFIVRKISYGVGVERIFLLNSPRIDHVDIIRKAKVRRAKLYYLRNKVGKKARLVERLGVKIPKHSDLIKNTAEENTAAEENNSASAE from the coding sequence ATGGATCAACAGATAAGATTAGTAGAAGCAAAATATAAAAAAGAAGCCATACTACCTTTTGAAATAGGTGATACAGTAAAAGTATGGGTAAAAATCATCGAGGGCGATAGAGAAAGATTACAGGCTTATGAAGGTACTGTTATTTCTATTCGCGGAAAAGGAATTAATAAAAGTTTTATTGTTAGAAAAATATCTTACGGCGTAGGCGTTGAAAGAATATTCTTATTAAATTCTCCTAGAATAGATCATGTTGATATCATAAGAAAAGCTAAAGTAAGAAGAGCTAAACTTTACTATCTTAGAAATAAAGTTGGTAAAAAAGCTCGCTTAGTAGAAAGATTGGGCGTAAAAATACCTAAACATTCTGATTTAATAAAAAATACTGCTGAGGAAAATACAGCAGCAGAAGAAAATAATTCAGCTTCAGCAGAATAA
- a CDS encoding guanido phosphotransferase — MSVNNTSNWIYKKGEDDNIVLYSRISIYRNLDDIRFFHNMDKEDFQNTENILKSSIEELNLNLSYKKLIDIPSINIRMLIENLTIPSNKNIVHASLFTDEDEDISLLINSNEHLEIQTIARGLELESCFNKAYEIESALDQKVDFAYDKKFGFLTSSPNIIGTAMRAEVCIAVPCLTWKTPDNIDYIISECNKKGLEVNLKNGLLNISNNIMIGVTEKFILDTIIEKVREISEKEKKIRNRIKKLDRVKAEDRIYRSNAILLSARSLKYRELINYSLWLRLGIYYDIIDNINLDTIYYMIFVGKNAHLKHLYEKSSYYRNIDEIRANVIRDILKK; from the coding sequence ATGTCCGTTAATAATACCTCAAATTGGATATACAAAAAAGGTGAAGATGATAATATAGTACTATATTCTAGAATTTCGATTTATAGGAATTTAGATGATATTAGATTCTTCCATAATATGGATAAAGAAGATTTTCAAAATACAGAAAATATTTTAAAGTCTAGTATAGAAGAATTAAATCTTAATCTATCATATAAAAAACTTATTGATATTCCTTCTATAAATATTAGAATGCTTATAGAAAATCTTACTATACCAAGCAATAAGAATATAGTGCATGCATCATTATTCACAGATGAAGATGAGGATATATCTTTATTAATCAATTCAAATGAGCATTTAGAAATTCAAACTATAGCAAGAGGTTTAGAATTAGAAAGTTGCTTTAATAAGGCTTATGAAATAGAGAGTGCTTTAGATCAGAAAGTAGATTTTGCTTATGATAAAAAGTTCGGATTTCTTACTAGTTCGCCTAATATAATAGGTACGGCTATGAGGGCTGAAGTTTGTATAGCTGTTCCTTGCCTTACTTGGAAAACTCCTGATAATATAGACTATATAATCAGTGAATGTAATAAAAAAGGTCTTGAAGTTAATTTAAAAAATGGATTGTTAAATATAAGCAATAATATTATGATAGGTGTTACTGAAAAATTTATACTTGACACCATTATAGAAAAGGTTAGAGAGATATCTGAAAAAGAAAAGAAAATAAGAAATAGAATAAAAAAACTTGATAGGGTTAAGGCTGAAGATAGAATATATAGAAGTAATGCTATATTATTGTCAGCAAGATCTTTAAAATATAGAGAGCTTATCAATTATAGTTTATGGCTTAGATTAGGTATTTATTATGATATTATTGATAATATAAATTTGGATACCATATATTATATGATATTTGTTGGAAAGAATGCTCATTTAAAGCATTTATATGAAAAAAGCAGCTATTATAGAAATATTGATGAAATAAGAGCTAATGTTATAAGGGACATATTAAAAAAATAG
- a CDS encoding IspD/TarI family cytidylyltransferase yields MNNTTLVILIAGSSRRFAGKVKKQFIKVDNKHIFIHTLINMLKFNFNNVVLVSAEEEIKNIKKYIEKEELIKEKIKKNIHYIKGGSERVYSVYNAMTFLNEHREDIKTDYVFIHDGVRPLVKKKEITLLYETVLKYDAAILASKVVDTIKKVNDDKTITDTIDRTYLYRAATPQAFKFDNYIKAIEMYINDKDADLVTDDAEIYSKYLGDVKIAECSSDNIKITNREDLDIFIKLR; encoded by the coding sequence ATGAATAATACAACTTTAGTAATATTAATAGCAGGAAGTTCAAGAAGATTTGCAGGCAAAGTCAAAAAACAATTTATAAAGGTTGATAATAAGCATATATTTATTCATACTCTTATAAATATGCTTAAATTTAATTTTAATAATGTTGTTTTGGTGAGTGCCGAAGAAGAGATAAAGAATATAAAAAAATATATAGAAAAAGAAGAGCTTATTAAAGAAAAAATAAAGAAGAATATTCATTATATAAAAGGCGGAAGTGAGAGGGTATATTCTGTATATAATGCTATGACTTTTTTAAATGAGCATAGAGAAGATATTAAGACAGATTATGTATTTATTCATGATGGTGTTAGACCTTTAGTTAAGAAGAAAGAAATTACATTGTTATATGAAACAGTTTTGAAATATGATGCTGCTATATTGGCTTCTAAAGTTGTAGATACTATAAAAAAAGTTAATGATGATAAAACTATAACAGATACTATTGATAGAACATATCTTTATAGAGCTGCTACCCCTCAAGCTTTTAAATTTGATAATTATATTAAAGCTATAGAAATGTATATAAATGATAAAGATGCTGATTTGGTTACAGATGATGCTGAGATATACAGTAAATATTTAGGAGATGTAAAGATAGCTGAATGCTCTTCTGATAATATAAAGATTACAAATAGAGAAGATTTAGATATTTTTATAAAATTAAGATAA
- a CDS encoding LEA type 2 family protein, whose amino-acid sequence MIKKITVIISILSMLFILSSCETLQSSAREITRSYIEEHKPDIKAKSAKISSVTLQDITLTTLFEIKNNLDFEVPIDKVKIDLINTSGKTFATATSVETLKIPANQARDINLDFKAKYLDVFTTAFDAIKSKSFKCDAKITLTFTVYGMKFEFPYTKELTFTE is encoded by the coding sequence ATGATTAAGAAAATAACCGTTATAATCTCAATATTATCAATGCTATTTATACTATCTTCATGCGAAACATTGCAGTCATCAGCAAGAGAAATTACAAGAAGCTACATAGAAGAACATAAACCTGATATAAAAGCAAAAAGTGCTAAAATATCAAGTGTAACATTACAGGATATCACTTTAACTACTTTGTTTGAAATAAAGAACAATTTAGACTTTGAAGTTCCTATTGATAAAGTAAAAATAGACCTTATTAATACTTCAGGAAAAACTTTTGCAACAGCTACTTCTGTAGAAACATTAAAGATACCTGCAAATCAGGCAAGAGATATTAATTTAGATTTTAAAGCTAAATATTTAGATGTATTTACAACAGCTTTTGATGCTATAAAATCAAAATCTTTTAAATGTGATGCTAAAATAACTTTAACATTCACTGTATATGGAATGAAATTCGAATTCCCTTATACTAAAGAATTGACATTTACAGAATAA
- a CDS encoding DUF4234 domain-containing protein, with the protein MNNFQSKSLLTISILSIVTCGIYFIYWIYVTTNDINNYMEQEYINPTLAVVLSIITCGLFTVYWFYKYGTIVFNDMSKKAELDSYGESAAVLAILLFIPFGYIYSIIALQSKLNIIFTKYSENNV; encoded by the coding sequence ATGAATAATTTTCAATCTAAATCTTTATTAACAATATCTATTTTGTCAATAGTAACATGCGGTATATATTTTATTTATTGGATTTATGTAACAACAAATGATATTAATAATTATATGGAACAAGAATATATTAATCCTACATTAGCTGTTGTTTTATCAATAATAACATGTGGATTATTCACTGTATATTGGTTCTATAAATATGGAACTATAGTATTTAATGATATGAGTAAAAAAGCTGAACTAGACAGTTATGGTGAGAGTGCTGCTGTTTTAGCTATACTCTTATTTATACCATTTGGATATATTTACTCTATTATAGCTCTTCAATCCAAACTTAATATCATTTTCACTAAATATTCAGAGAATAATGTATAA